A section of the Falco peregrinus isolate bFalPer1 chromosome 3, bFalPer1.pri, whole genome shotgun sequence genome encodes:
- the ZNF706 gene encoding zinc finger protein 706 yields MARGQQKIQSQQKNAKKQAEQKKKQGHDQKAAAKAALIYTCTVCRTQMPDPKTFKQHFESKHPKTPLPPELADVQA; encoded by the exons ATGGCTCGTGGACAGCAGAAGATTcagtcacagcagaaaaacgccaaaaagcaagctgagcaaaaaaagaaacaaggacaTGATCAGAaggctgcagccaaggctgccttgATATATACCTGCACTGTCTGTAGG ACACAAATGCCGGATCCCAAGACCTTCAAACAGCACTTTGAAAGCAAGCATCCTAAGACTCCACTTCCTCCAGAATTGGCTGATGTTCAGGCGTAA